From the Devosia sp. FJ2-5-3 genome, the window GCGTCGTGGTGATGTATGCCGGCCAGGTCGTCGAGACCGGCACAGTCGAGGAAATCTTCAGCCAGCCGCTGATGCCCTATACAGCGGGCCTGATGCAGTCGATCCCGCGCATGGGCGCCGAGGAGAAGACCCGGCTCCAGGCCATCCCCGGCTATGTCCCACTTCTCACCAAACTCCCCAGCGGCTGCCGCTTCCGCACGCGCTGCGCCTATGCAGAGGAACGCTGCGCCGCAGCAGAGCCGCCGCTCGAGGAAATCGAAGGCGGCCGCAGCGTCCGTTGCATCCGCTGGAAGGAACTCAACCTGCCGACGAGGGCAAGCGCATGAGCGTCAATCCAAAGCCAAATCCTGCCCAGGCCGGCGATCTGCTTCAGATCACGAACCTGCAAAAATTCTTCCCGATCAAGGGCGGCATCTTCAATCGCGTGGTCAACAATGTCCGCGCGGTCTCGGATGTATCCTTCACCATCAAGCGCGGCGAGGTCATCGGCCTTGTCGGCGAGTCCGGCTCGGGCAAGACCACGGTTGGCCGCACCCTGCTCAAGCTGGTCGAGCCCAGCGGCGGCAAGATCGAGTTCGACGGAAACGACATCACTCATCTGCCGCCCGCGCAGATGCGGCCCTTCCGCAAGCGCATGCAGATCGTCTTCCAGGACCCCTATGCCAGCCTCAATCCGCGCGAAAAGATCCGCACGGTCCTCGGTCATGCCCTGTCGGTCCACAATATCGGTGCCCCCTCGGAGCGCGAAGACCGCATCGTCAAGCTGCTCGAGCAGGTCGGACTTTCCGGCGATTATCTCGACCGCTTCCCGCATGAATTCTCGGGCGGTCAGCGCCAGCGTATCGGCATTGCCCGCGCGCTTGCGGTAGAGCCCGAATTCGTCGTCGCCGACGAGCCGGTCTCGGCCCTCGACGTGTCGATCCAGGCACAGGTGGTGAACCTGCTTGAGGACCTCAAGGCGGAATACAACCTCACCATGCTGTTCATCGCCCACGATCTGGCCGTGGTCGAACACATCAGCGACCGCGTGATCGTGATGTATCTTGGGCGCATCATGGAGATCGCGCCCACGCGCAAACTCTACTCGACCCCGAACCATCCCTACACCAAGGCCCTGCTCTCGGCCGTGCCTGACCCGGACAAGCGCCACCGGCCAGACCGTGTCATCCTCACCGGTGACATCCCAAGCCCGATCAACCCGCCCTCCGGCTGCGTCTTCCGCACACGGTGCCCGCTGGCCATCGAGGATTGCGCCAAGGTCGTGCCGGAACCCGTCGAGATCTCGCCGGGCCATTTCAGCGCCTGTATCCGAACCGCCCCCCAGGGCAATGCCGC encodes:
- a CDS encoding ABC transporter ATP-binding protein, with product MSVNPKPNPAQAGDLLQITNLQKFFPIKGGIFNRVVNNVRAVSDVSFTIKRGEVIGLVGESGSGKTTVGRTLLKLVEPSGGKIEFDGNDITHLPPAQMRPFRKRMQIVFQDPYASLNPREKIRTVLGHALSVHNIGAPSEREDRIVKLLEQVGLSGDYLDRFPHEFSGGQRQRIGIARALAVEPEFVVADEPVSALDVSIQAQVVNLLEDLKAEYNLTMLFIAHDLAVVEHISDRVIVMYLGRIMEIAPTRKLYSTPNHPYTKALLSAVPDPDKRHRPDRVILTGDIPSPINPPSGCVFRTRCPLAIEDCAKVVPEPVEISPGHFSACIRTAPQGNAAPVAL